CCTTGTATGCTGATTGCATctgaaatgaaaaaatgaatCTCTATCTGAATAGATTCCCTGAAAATCCGGGGCTACTGGTTTATCAGTAGTTTTAGTGGGAATTTTTATTGGTACTAAGGTTCACCCGTAAAGTGATTTTCATCTTTAAAGCATTACTCTGTCAAATGTGTTATCTCGGTTACCATCTGTTACACCGAACTCATGTTTTACCTAGTCTTGGTGCCGTGTTATCATATCcataatatatagaatttgCTCCGCAGTGCTGCAGATCACTTCCGGTCCAAAGACTACGAAGCAAGTGCTGAGATGTACGAGAAATCAATGCTCTATGTTCCTCATGATATAGAAAACAGAGTTCTCCGAGCCAAGAGCTTCAGGGTTTTGTGCTTATGCCACCTGGGTCTCTCTCAGCTGGATCGAGCTAAAGAATATATCGATGAGGCTGAAAAGGTATTTCCATGAATagcaaatataaaaattccaCCTGCTAGAGTGTTTATTGACTAGTGCATAAGTTTTTTTTCCTGCAGCTTGAACCGAATGTTGCGTGTGCTTTCCTCAAGGTGCACTCTCTCTCACACCCCCACCCATCATTGAAGTACTATTAACTTTATAACACCATCGTATTGGCATTGTGGGCAGAGTAATTAATATCATTTCACCACAACTTTCCATGTGTGATGATTCATGCAGTTCAAGATTTATTTGCAAGGTAAAGATCACAGTGGCGCCGTGACCCAGATTCTTGCAATGACAACCTGCCTCGACTATACTCCAGACTTCCTCTTGCTAGCGGCTCATGAAGCTATTGCTTGCCGTGCTCTTCCGGTTGCTGTTGCCTCTTTATCCAATCTCCTGAACTTCTATGCCTCTGGGAAACCCATGCCAGGCAATCAAACCGTAGTTTTCCGTACCTTGGTCACAATCCTCACTCAAGACCCAGGCAATGAATCTGAAATCCTTAAATATGTTAAGCATGTGCATTCACGAGCATCTGACGTGGGGCCTGATTGCTTCTTCGGGAAAGGTGAGGTTGCAAGACGTGAACTGAAATGGTTTGCGGTGACTTCATGGAATTTTGGGAAGAAAGCTGGGGAGAATAAAGACTATTCATTAAGTGCTGAATTCCTCAGCGTTGCATCTGAGTTTTATGGTCTTTTAGCTGATGGACAAGTGGATGAAAACAGTGTCATGGTTTGCAAATCACTAATCCTTACCATCTCCGCCATGTTAGCTTCAGAGAATCAAAAGAAGGCTGTTCTTCTCGACTCTGATGTGAAAAAAATGGTAGAGTTGCTAGATAGAGCTGGAAAGGTGTGGATCTCTATAATCAATCAAAGTTTTACCATGTATTTTATTTCTCGAGATAACTGAACATTCTAGTCTATCCACTGATGCAGATATTGAAGTCCTCCTCAACAGCAATGCAACTTGGTGATGATCAACCTTTGTCATTGGAGCCCGAATTTCACTTCCTGTACACTTTCAACAGCTATGAGCTATATGGGAGGATGAATAATCCAAAATCTCAACTTCTTATCGTAAAGAGTTTTGCAAGCTCAAAGGCTTGTACCCCAGCATATCTCCTTCAGATCGGTCTGACAGCATCTCAGGGGCCTCGGCCCAACCATGAGGTAGCATTCCTTGCCCTGAACCAGTCCCTCTCCGAGCTCCTATCTTCGGTTTCACCAGACTACAAAACTGTTGCTCTCATTGTCCGAAAGCTGATAACCGTTACCAGTATTCACAAGGGTGATGCAGATGACGATGCAGTGTATAACATTTACAAACAAGCGTACAGAATAATGGTAGGTTTAAAAGGAGGTGAGTTCCCAATTGAAGAGGGCAAGTGGCTTGCCACAACTGCATGGAATCGGGCGGCCTTTCCCATCCGCTTGGGGCATTTTGGCTCAGCAAAGAAATGGATGAAGGTTGGGTTAGAACTCTCGGGGCTTGTCCCTGGAATGGAGACTTacaaggcttgcatggaggacTTTGTTGCTAGCCTTGACAAGAAAGTCGGTATGCATAACGGCAGTGAAGAGCAGCCTCAGACAATAGCAGTGTGAGGTCTCTTCTACTGTCTACTATACAGAATAAGGGGTAAATGTTTCTCCTATAATATAAGCTGCACTTGGTATGTATAGTTAGAGGAATCAATACTGTCATTTCGATGGAACTTAGTCTTTGGCTGAAACTTATTATGAATGAAAGTCGGTTAATATCCATCTTCAAGAATCACTTGTTTTCCCTCATTATGGCCATTTCTAACTTCTTCATTCTCGAGGCTGGCTTCGAAAACAAACCGTCCTTGCACATGATGATACTCATCATGGATCTTTACATAAATTAGATAATTATCGCAGTGGGCTAGATGGTTTGAGTGATATTATATGGTTATCCGCCAGGTAATCTTTTGGATTTCATGGGTATCTGTATGAGTCTACCTGGGATTATGTCTGCTGTCTGATGCATCTTGAGCTTGGCCAGTTTGAGGAGCATATATGATGAAATTCCTCGGTttctgcatatatattttgtgtgttattgtaatttttaccacagaaaAAAGCATAGGTTTGACAAGGGAGTGACAAGTCAGCAGGATTTGCAACAATTTGGATAAGGGATAAGGTCCTGAGCACTTCTCATCCAATCACAGCCCTCCATTGCCTCCACCTCATTGGCTCCTTCCCATCAGCCACACAATTTCCAGTAACAGATATTCCTATCTCGTTCAGGAAATcgcagctctctctctctcaggtctttatattttttatttttggctgaataaactctctctctcacgtcttgtataattatattatcggttatcttttaaaatttcttattgTTCTGAAGTAAACTGAGCAGCAGCAATGGCCGCTACAGCCTCTCCAATGGCCAGTCAGCTGAAGAGCAGCTTTGCTGCTTCATCGTCTTCCCTTAGGGGACTGATCGCTCCTAGGGGCCTCTCCGGGTCTCCTCTCCGAGCATTCCCCGGCAGGAGAAGCACCCGGTTCACCATTAAAGCTGTTCAGGCAGACAAGGTGAGCATTGTTCTTCCATATATTCGTACCTTCTATCTTTTAGCAGCGAAACTCGAGAGTTACTGTGTGATTGATTCAACTTTggtaattcaaaaaaatttcaggtgTACTTAGATGAATCATTATGCTGAGGCCATGTTTGGTAGGGTTTCTGAAATTGCTATCTAACGATTTTGCCGTGTAATATTATCCTGCATTATACCGTGATTCCCGTCAAATCCAGCTCCATTCCTTCACACAGACCACGATATAAGAAGTGATTGTCTAACACATCCATTTCATGAACTGTTGATACCGAACTATCATTTTCCTTAGGCTATGAGTTGACTGGCTCTTGCTTGCGATATTTTTTCTGCAGCCAACTTTCCAGGTTGTCCAACCCATCAATGGAGACCCCTTCATTGGGAGCCTGGAGACCCCAGTAACCTCGAGCCCGCTGATCGCTTGGTACCTCTCCAACCTCCCAGCCTACCGGACTGCGGTCAGCCCACTGCTCCGGGGAGTCGAGGTGGGGCTGGCCCATGGGTTCCTTCTTGTTGGCCCGTTCGTGAAGACTGGTCCGTTGAGGAACACCGAGTATGCAGGAGCAGCAGGGTCGCTGGCTGCTGGAGGGCTTGTGGTCATCTTGAGCATCTGCTTGACAATGTACGGGATTGCCTCATTCAAAGAAGGGGAGCCTTCAACCGCCCCTTCGCTGACCCTTACAGGGAGGAAGAAGGAGCCTGACCAGCTGCAGACTGCTGATGGGTGGGCCAAGTTCAGCGGCGGGTTCTTCTTCGGAGGGATCTCCGGTGTCGTTTGGGCCTACTTCCTTCTCTATGTTCTCAACCTCCCTTACTTCGTAAAGTAGAGAAACTGTTGTATTTCTCCCTCTTCTTCGGAGGGATCTCCGTGGTGTCATTTGGGCCTTCTTTCCTTCTCTATGTTCTCAACCTCCCTTACTTCGTAAAGTAGAGAAACTGCTGTATTTCTTCCTCGGAGCCTTCCGATTAAGTTCGAGTAAAGCATTTGTACCCCATGCTGTCCCTGGTATTTGTATATTTGCACATTCCAGAAAATTGTAAGGATTACTCTATTTTCCATACTATTAAGCTCCAAGACGAGTTTTTGGTCTTCTTGGAATTAAAGGCGAAAAGAtcaaatttgatatttaagtTATCTCACTCGTAAAGCATTTATAGACAAGAAGAATGAGAGTCAAATCCACACTGATTCATATTACATTAAACTATCAGAGACCACCGAGACTACGGAACCTTAAATAGAGGACAATGAAAGGCAGACCCGTTAAGCATCAGTCTGCTAACATTCTTGTTTCTCTCAACAAATGATCAGCATAAAGCACAAAGAAACTCCCTCAGCAAACAGTCTTGTTTCTCTCGACGAAGTGATCAGCGCAAAGCACAAAGAAGCTCCCTGCGAGAAAGGAAAACCATAGGACCATCTTAAGTGCATTCACAGCCAAAAAATGAGATCCATGACAAAGAATAAACCATTACAGCATGAAGATGTGTTTCAATCTTTACAATGAAAATATACAATTTTTGCAGAACAAGCCTGAAATCCATTACCCATACTATCAATGGAAGGATCAGGAGGGAGCTGATCCAGAGAGAGTACTATTTATCCAAACATTGGGAACTTTGTTCTCCCGGTATCAAGGATAAATGATTCTTTTATATTAagcagaaatattttttatttgaatagtGGGATTAGATGAGTAACACTCCCTCTCAGGATCCTCGCCCTCCAAATTCTTTCATCCAAACAGCAGGCAGAGTGGAAAAAACTGTCTTTGCGATTTGAACATCACATATCTGGAATTTCTAAGCACTGGATTTCGATGTACCTTCACTGTCATCTTCAAAACATATAGTCTCCTCAGTGAGCTTTACTTCTCTGTGGTCTCTGCAGCTGCTTCTCTGTAGCCAGTCGATATATCCAATACACCTGAGAAATGTTATGCAGAGGGAAAAGCAGCATCAAATATTTGAAGTTCAAAACGGCTTCTTAGGCTAACAAAGAACAGTCAAATAACTAGAGAATTTGGGAATACCAGAGCAAAGACATGTGCTGCTATAAGGAGACCCACTATGAATGGCGCCGCTTCCAGCATCACTGACTTCGAAGACGCCTGTTGGTTCGCCATTCTGGGGATGAAAACAAGGAGGCACAGTTCGTATATCGTGTGGGTTCGGGCCCGGTTTTCTGCTAGTACAAGGTTCTCATAAAATAAGATCAGAAGAATGCTCTCCACCGCTTTTTCACCTTCTCCTGCTCCAAACCAGGAGCCTTTCCAGCCTAGACAAACATTTTATTTAGTTAAGCCAAGACAGACGGTGATCGTTCTGCTCTTTCATATTCAAGCAGCAGACACACCGAAACTATACCACCACATTGATATATCAATACTGAAGCTATTGGCTAGGGAATTGGATGATCG
Above is a window of Punica granatum isolate Tunisia-2019 chromosome 7, ASM765513v2, whole genome shotgun sequence DNA encoding:
- the LOC116214165 gene encoding TPR repeat-containing protein ZIP4 isoform X1 — protein: MRIAEISTPELRRAQAEAQPQDSSPVLSQIESLIEHCEEDFTSGPKLSQLASSLRQSLARLSELAPFSNSVNLHIWKLSYRLWNACVDLSNASSIRSSSSSTTAAEDQAKLRHVTADMLSLAGDTAGVASPEFKTAFFYYKTGLMWHSLRKFDLASSCFEKATDLLSKVDPRTVTDTGQRKLLLDLNLARSQTAWEVSDPILAVTLLSRAKSFLFGSSDHYKALANQYLAFGKSFLSIDNENKGQSFREALKLMNGALELCEKGFSTARTRQEKLDLKALKSKTLRFVAAVHLQMEEYESVIKCVKVLREGEGGDHHPCLPVLAMKGWLGLGRYGEAEKELRGMVVNKGVPEGVWVSAVETYFQAAGTAGLETAKGVFLGLLGRCHVSAGAAVRIVHRVIGGGGEGLKVRAKVVVELVSDERVVALFAGDGAAKERIAMHAVLWNCAADHFRSKDYEASAEMYEKSMLYVPHDIENRVLRAKSFRVLCLCHLGLSQLDRAKEYIDEAEKLEPNVACAFLKFKIYLQGKDHSGAVTQILAMTTCLDYTPDFLLLAAHEAIACRALPVAVASLSNLLNFYASGKPMPGNQTVVFRTLVTILTQDPGNESEILKYVKHVHSRASDVGPDCFFGKGEVARRELKWFAVTSWNFGKKAGENKDYSLSAEFLSVASEFYGLLADGQVDENSVMVCKSLILTISAMLASENQKKAVLLDSDVKKMVELLDRAGKILKSSSTAMQLGDDQPLSLEPEFHFLYTFNSYELYGRMNNPKSQLLIVKSFASSKACTPAYLLQIGLTASQGPRPNHEVAFLALNQSLSELLSSVSPDYKTVALIVRKLITVTSIHKGDADDDAVYNIYKQAYRIMVGLKGGEFPIEEGKWLATTAWNRAAFPIRLGHFGSAKKWMKVGLELSGLVPGMETYKACMEDFVASLDKKVGMHNGSEEQPQTIAV
- the LOC116214166 gene encoding photosystem I reaction center subunit XI, chloroplastic-like, with amino-acid sequence MAATASPMASQLKSSFAASSSSLRGLIAPRGLSGSPLRAFPGRRSTRFTIKAVQADKPTFQVVQPINGDPFIGSLETPVTSSPLIAWYLSNLPAYRTAVSPLLRGVEVGLAHGFLLVGPFVKTGPLRNTEYAGAAGSLAAGGLVVILSICLTMYGIASFKEGEPSTAPSLTLTGRKKEPDQLQTADGWAKFSGGFFFGGISGVVWAYFLLYVLNLPYFVK